GGTGTCGCAGATCGAGCGCGGCGTGATGCAGCCGAGCGTCTCGCGCCTGATCGCGATCACCGACGAGCTCGACGTTCCGCTGACGTCGGTCTTCGACCCTTCCGGATCGCAGGCGCCGGCCACACCGACGAGCTTCGGACTGCGGCGCGCCGAGCACGACACCACGATCGTGCTGGAAGACGGCGTGACCTTCCGCCGCATCTCTCCGGTGCCGACTCCCGGCGTCGACTACTTCGAGTCGACCTACCCGCCCGGCGCGACCGCCCACAGCGATGCCGGGCTCTTCCGTCACGAAGGCTACGAAGTCGGCACGGTCGTCTCGGGCGAGCTGACCGTCGACTTCGATGACGAACGCGTTGTCCTGCGCCCCGGCGACGCGATCAGCTACCCGTGCTCGCGTCCGCACCGACTGCACAACACGTCCGGCGAACCGGTCGTCGCCCGCTGGCTCGTCGTGCACGGAGCCCACTGATGGTCGCCGAGATGAGCATCGACGCGTTCGACGCGCTCCCGGTGGATGCCGCGGCATCCACCGTCGGCGTCTGGGCCGCCGTCCCCGCCTGGGTCGACGCCGTCGTCGCGGGGCGTCCCTACGGAACGCGCGACGCGCTGATCGCCCGGGCGGACGCCCTCGCGCGCACCTGGACGCGCACCGAGCTCGACACCGCCCTCGCCCACCACCCGCGCATCGGCGAGAAGCCGCGCGGCGCGGGAGCCGACGCCGAGGCGTCGCGCCGCGAACAGGCGTCGATGTCGTCGGCCGCGGCCGCGACGGCGACCGCGATCGCCGACGGCAACGCCGCCTACGAGGAACGCTTCGGCCGCGTCTTCCTCATCCGCGCGGCCGGACGCACGCCCGAGCAGATGCGCGACGAGCTCGAGCGCCGCCTCGGCAACGACGACGAGACCGAGGCCGCCGAGGCCCTCGACCAGCTGCGCGAGATCGCGCTGCTGCGGCTGGAGGCGACGATCGCATGACCCACCTCACCACGCATGTGCTCGACGGCGCGGCCGGAGCCCCGGCATCCGGCGTCGACGTGAAGCTCCTCGACGCCGACGGAGTCGCCGTCGCGAGCGGGCGGACGGATGCCGACGGGCGTCTCGCCCTCGGACCCGACGAGCTGCCCCGGGGCACCTACGCGCTCGTGTTCGCGACCGCGCCGTACTTCGCAGCCCGCGGCACCGAGACGTTCTATCCGTCGGTCACGGTGGCCTTCACCGTCGCCGACACCCGTCACTATCACGTGCCCCTGCTGCTCAGCCCGTTCGCCTACTCCACCTACCGCGGCAGCTGACCCGGCGCGGGGCGGCCACGGGCCGGGCGCGGCCCGTGGAACCGCGAGACACCGTCCCCGCACCGAGACACGCGCTGGGCACCGGTGTCTCGGTGCGCAGCGCGTGTCTCGCGGGCGGCGGCGGGCCGGGGCCGAGCGTGCGGGGCCCCCGGGCGCGGGGGGCGGGTGGGAGGGCGCCGGCGGTTACGCCGGGGAAACGTTGCGGTGACACGGCATCCGTAGCGTGGCGGGCATGAAGGTCATCGTCGTCGGAGCGGGTGTCGGAGGAACGAGCGCGGGCATCGCGCTGCAGCGGCTCGGGCACGAGGTCGTCATCTACGACCAGATGCGCGAGAACCGCCCGGTGGGAGCGGCGCTGTCGCTGTGGTCGAACGGCGTGAAGGTGCTCAACTGGCTCGGACTCGGCGCCGAGGTCGCAGCCCTGGGCGGCGACATGGCCGACATGGTCTATCTCGACGGCCACACCGGCGAGACGATGTGCGACTTCTCGCTCGCACCCGTCACCACCCAGACCGGTCAGAAGCCGTACCCCGTCGCCCGCGCCGACCTGCAGGCGCTGCTCATGGAGCGGTTCGGACTCGACGGCATCCACCTCGGCAAGAAGCTCACCGGCATCGCCGACGACGGCACGCGCGTGACCGCCACGTTCGCCGACGGCACGACCGACACCGCCGATATGCTCATCGGCGCGGACGGCGCCCGCTCGATCGTCCGCGATTATGTGCAGCCCGAGGGCGCGCCGCCGATCGCGCGCGAGTACTCGGGGTACACGAACTTCAACGGACTCGTGCCGGTCTCGGAAACCATCGGGCGCGCCACGGCCTGGACGACGTATGTCGCCGAGGGCAAGCGCGCCGCGGTCATGCCGATCGCCGGCGACCGCTTCTACTTCTGGTTCGACATCCCGCAGCCCTCGGGACTCGCGTACGATCGCGGCGACCTCGCGCCGCTGCGCGAGGCGTTCGGCGACTGGGCACCCGGGGTGCAGGAGCTGCTCGACGCGATCGATCCGGCCGCCTCGCTCAACCGCGTCGAGATCTGGGACATCACCCCGTTCGACACCTGGACGAAGGGCCGGGTCGCGATCCTCGGCGACGCGGCGCACAACACCTCCCCCGACATCGGCCAGGGGGCGTGCTCAGCGCTCGAAGACGCGTTCGCGCTCGGCATCGCGTTCGCCACCAACACGCTGAGCGTCGCCGACACCCTCCGCCGGTACGCCGCCATGCGCGTCGAACGGGCGGGCGAGCTGGTGCTGCGGGCGCGAAAGCGCGGGTGGGAGACGCACGCGTTCGACCCGGCCGTCACCGACGCCTGGTACGAGAGCCTCCGCGGCACCGACGGCGCCGGCATCATCCGCGGCATCGTCGGCAACATCGAAGACAGCCCCGTCAACCTCGGCGGCGGTCTGCTCGCGGACTGAGTGCGCCGCGGCATCCGCCCCACCCCGTCGGCGCGTCAGGGCGAGAGCCTTGCCGTTCGGGTGCGCGCACCTGGGCAGGGCGGGCCGGCCCGCGAGGGCGCGGCGTCAGAGGCGGCGGGCGATGGATGCCGCGACCGTGAGCCACGCATCGCGGGTCTCTGGCGACAGGGCATCGAAGTCGATCGGACCGCCGTCGACGAGCGCCGCATCGAAGGGCACGTGCACGACCTCGGCCGTGACCTGCGAGAAGTGGCGCTCGAGGCGCTCGGCGAGCTTGCGATCGGGCTTGGCGGACGGCGCCGCCAGGATCGTGACGGCCTCGTCGATCTTGTGGTCGAAGCCCTTCTCGCGCAGGCCGTCGAGCAGCCATGCGGCGCTGGCTGCGGTGTCTTCGCGCACGGTCGAGACGATGACGAGCTGGTCGGCTGCGGCGACGGCGGCGACCCAGTTCGAGGCGCGCATGTTGTTGCCGGTGTCGACGATGAGCAGGCGGTAGTAGCGCGAGAGCACGTCGTGCAAGCGGTCGAAGGCGGTCGCGTCGATGGTGGAGGATGCCGCGGCATCCTCGTCCGAGGCGAGCACGTCGAAGCGGGCGTCGACCTGCGTGCGTACGTAGGTGTCGAGCGCCGCGAGGCTCGCTCGATCGGGCGTGGCGAAGCGGTCGAGGTCTTCGAGCAGGTCGACGGCCGTGCGGTGGTGCGGCGCGTTCTGCGCGCGCCAACCGAGCGTGCCGCGGGTCTCGTTGTTGTCCCAGGCGAGCGTGGCCCCACCGCGCTGGGTGCCGAAGGTCGCCGCCAGCAGCAGCGTCGACGTGGTCTTGTGGGCCCCGCCCTTGGGATTGAGCACCACGATCGTGCGCGGCGCGTCGAGACGGCGCTGCACGAGTCGCTCGCGGTCGAGGCGCGACTGCTCGGCCTTGCCCGGGCGCGGCGAGATCGCGCCGCCGGTGAGGCGACGGATCGCTCCGCGCCACCCCTCGGTCGCCCGCGGACGCGCGCGGTCGGCGCGAGAGTTGAGCAGGTCGTCGACCGTCGGCGTGGCCCGCTGGGCCGGGGTGCGCTGCGCACCCTCGCGGCGGGTGCCGCCGCTGCGGAGGGGCCCGTCGATCGCACTCACCGCGGACGTCGCGGGGGAGGGCTCGGAAGTCGCAGCGGGCTCGCTCGCACCCGCCGCGACGGGCACGGCGGAGATCGGGGCGATAGGGGCCGCTGCGGGCGCAGCCGCCGAGACGGGCTCGGCCACCACCTCCGTCGCGGACGCGGTGGCCTCGGTGAAGCTGCCGTCCGGGCTGACCACGAGCGCCCACCGCGTCGCACCATCGACGACGGTCGCCGTGACGGGCTCCCCCGCCGACGCGGCCATCAGCCGGATCGACTCGACGATGCGGCTGCGCAGGCCCTCCTGCGTCGAGGCGAAGACCTCGTCGACCTCACCGGCGAGGTGGATCTCGGCGGCGGTCTGCGAAGTCACGAGCACGGTGGGTTCGAAAGTCACGCCTCCGAGTATCCCATCCGGTGCTGCTCGCCGCCGGGGCGGGGCCTCACCCGGCGGCGAGCAGGTCATCCACGGTGCGGCGCACCTCGGCATCCGTCCCGGCATCCGCGCCGGTCGCCGTGAGCGTGAAAGCACGCGCCGCGACGTCGAAGACGAGCTCCACCCGATGCTCCGCATGCACCCAGCGCAGCACCCCGGTGGCGTCTTCCAGCTCGGCGGTGAAGTCGCCGTCGAAGGCCGGATGCGCGGCCCGCAGCCGCAGCAGCTCGCCCAGAGCGCGCACGACCGGGCGGTCGAGCTCGGCGGCGATCTCGTCGGGAGTGTAGTGATGGCGGTTGACGTCGCGACCGACCCCCGTGGCGCGCAGGAGGTCGACGTCGTTGCGACCGGCGAACAGGCCGACGTAGTACACCTGCGGGATGCCGGGCACCATCAGCTGGATCAGCCGCGCCAGCAGGTAGGCGCGATCGTCGGCACCGACCGCGTCGTAGTAGGTGCAGTTGACCTGGTAGAGGTCGAGGTTCGACGCCGCGGCGCCCGTGGCGAGCCGGCTCGTTCCACCGCTCGCGTCGTGGATCGCCTCGACGAGCGCGTCGATCTGCGCGGGCGCGAGCAGCCCCGGAACCCCGGGCTTGAGGTCGCTCTCGCCGACGTCGACGATGCCGATGCCGTCGTGGGTGTCGAGCACCGTGATGGTGTTCGCCGGGCGCACGGCGAGCCACTGCGCGAGCGGGCGGAGGTCGTGCGCGTGCAGCGCGTGCAGCACGAGCGGCGGCAGCGCGAAGTCGTAGACGTAGTCGACGCTGCGGGCGATGTCGATCTGCTGCGTGAAGTGGCCGTGCACCTCCAGCAGCACCTGCATGCCGCGCTCGTGCGCGAGCGCGAGGATGCGCTGCGTGTACCGATCGGTGGATGCCGTCATGAAGCAGTCGGTGCCGGCTTCCTTGCCCGTGTAGCCGACGGCATCCAGGCGCAGCATGGTCACGCCGGCGCCGGCGAGGGCGTCGATGACCGAGACGAGATAGTCCCATGCCACCTCCGTACGCAGGTCGATGTCGACCTGGTCGGCGGTGAAAGTGGTCCAGACGAGGCGCTTGCGCCCGCCCAGCTCCATCACCGTGAAG
The sequence above is a segment of the Microbacterium sp. PM5 genome. Coding sequences within it:
- a CDS encoding chromosome partitioning protein; translated protein: MTFEPTVLVTSQTAAEIHLAGEVDEVFASTQEGLRSRIVESIRLMAASAGEPVTATVVDGATRWALVVSPDGSFTEATASATEVVAEPVSAAAPAAAPIAPISAVPVAAGASEPAATSEPSPATSAVSAIDGPLRSGGTRREGAQRTPAQRATPTVDDLLNSRADRARPRATEGWRGAIRRLTGGAISPRPGKAEQSRLDRERLVQRRLDAPRTIVVLNPKGGAHKTTSTLLLAATFGTQRGGATLAWDNNETRGTLGWRAQNAPHHRTAVDLLEDLDRFATPDRASLAALDTYVRTQVDARFDVLASDEDAAASSTIDATAFDRLHDVLSRYYRLLIVDTGNNMRASNWVAAVAAADQLVIVSTVREDTAASAAWLLDGLREKGFDHKIDEAVTILAAPSAKPDRKLAERLERHFSQVTAEVVHVPFDAALVDGGPIDFDALSPETRDAWLTVAASIARRL
- the gtfA gene encoding sucrose phosphorylase — translated: MNSTPPQLITYVDRLAGTVTGVRDLLETRLAGMFGGIHLLPYFTPFDGADAGFDPSDHTRIDPRLGTWDDVRALSGEAVVMSDVIVNHVSAESDAFQDVRRRGDASPFAAMFLTLDAVFPDGAREDDLARIYRPRPGLPFTVMELGGRKRLVWTTFTADQVDIDLRTEVAWDYLVSVIDALAGAGVTMLRLDAVGYTGKEAGTDCFMTASTDRYTQRILALAHERGMQVLLEVHGHFTQQIDIARSVDYVYDFALPPLVLHALHAHDLRPLAQWLAVRPANTITVLDTHDGIGIVDVGESDLKPGVPGLLAPAQIDALVEAIHDASGGTSRLATGAAASNLDLYQVNCTYYDAVGADDRAYLLARLIQLMVPGIPQVYYVGLFAGRNDVDLLRATGVGRDVNRHHYTPDEIAAELDRPVVRALGELLRLRAAHPAFDGDFTAELEDATGVLRWVHAEHRVELVFDVAARAFTLTATGADAGTDAEVRRTVDDLLAAG
- the hpxO gene encoding FAD-dependent urate hydroxylase HpxO → MKVIVVGAGVGGTSAGIALQRLGHEVVIYDQMRENRPVGAALSLWSNGVKVLNWLGLGAEVAALGGDMADMVYLDGHTGETMCDFSLAPVTTQTGQKPYPVARADLQALLMERFGLDGIHLGKKLTGIADDGTRVTATFADGTTDTADMLIGADGARSIVRDYVQPEGAPPIAREYSGYTNFNGLVPVSETIGRATAWTTYVAEGKRAAVMPIAGDRFYFWFDIPQPSGLAYDRGDLAPLREAFGDWAPGVQELLDAIDPAASLNRVEIWDITPFDTWTKGRVAILGDAAHNTSPDIGQGACSALEDAFALGIAFATNTLSVADTLRRYAAMRVERAGELVLRARKRGWETHAFDPAVTDAWYESLRGTDGAGIIRGIVGNIEDSPVNLGGGLLAD
- the uraD gene encoding 2-oxo-4-hydroxy-4-carboxy-5-ureidoimidazoline decarboxylase, with translation MSIDAFDALPVDAAASTVGVWAAVPAWVDAVVAGRPYGTRDALIARADALARTWTRTELDTALAHHPRIGEKPRGAGADAEASRREQASMSSAAAATATAIADGNAAYEERFGRVFLIRAAGRTPEQMRDELERRLGNDDETEAAEALDQLREIALLRLEATIA
- a CDS encoding cupin domain-containing protein; translated protein: MTRAPAVDPPELDADRADSATEGVGERLRALRVARGMSARDLARRLGISPSAVSQIERGVMQPSVSRLIAITDELDVPLTSVFDPSGSQAPATPTSFGLRRAEHDTTIVLEDGVTFRRISPVPTPGVDYFESTYPPGATAHSDAGLFRHEGYEVGTVVSGELTVDFDDERVVLRPGDAISYPCSRPHRLHNTSGEPVVARWLVVHGAH
- the uraH gene encoding hydroxyisourate hydrolase gives rise to the protein MTHLTTHVLDGAAGAPASGVDVKLLDADGVAVASGRTDADGRLALGPDELPRGTYALVFATAPYFAARGTETFYPSVTVAFTVADTRHYHVPLLLSPFAYSTYRGS